The following are from one region of the Cyanobium gracile PCC 6307 genome:
- a CDS encoding aldo/keto reductase, translated as MADILPAPPPSVVPGVGIGTWAWGNQFLWGYDPAQDDTLAACFRRAVELGLTFFDTADSYGTGRYGGRSESLLGDCVAALPPARRQQLTVATKLAPFPWRLGRRGFDAAFEASLGRLRGHLDRVQLHWSTARYAPWQEGALLEGLADLVARGRVGSLGVSNLGPRRLRRVHDQLDRRGLRLASVQVQLSLLAPDALGVQGVAPVCRELGIELLAYSPLALGLLAQPPGEAPAALPPGPRGLLFRRLRPRIQPLLQTMERIARAHDAPMAAVAINWCRAHGALPLVGLRRPDQAEAAAAAAAWCLAEEERQDLDRVALRGEARMPANPFQSD; from the coding sequence ATGGCCGACATCTTGCCCGCTCCGCCGCCGTCGGTCGTCCCCGGGGTCGGGATCGGCACCTGGGCCTGGGGCAACCAGTTCCTCTGGGGGTACGACCCCGCCCAGGACGACACCCTGGCCGCCTGCTTCCGCCGTGCGGTGGAGCTGGGTCTGACGTTCTTCGATACGGCCGATTCCTACGGCACCGGCCGCTACGGGGGACGCAGCGAGTCGCTCCTGGGCGACTGCGTCGCGGCCCTGCCGCCGGCCCGGCGCCAGCAGCTGACCGTGGCCACCAAGCTGGCCCCGTTCCCCTGGCGCCTGGGCCGCCGGGGGTTCGACGCGGCCTTCGAGGCGTCCCTGGGGCGCCTGAGGGGCCACCTGGACAGGGTGCAGCTGCACTGGAGCACGGCCCGCTACGCCCCCTGGCAGGAGGGCGCTCTGCTGGAGGGACTGGCGGATCTGGTGGCCCGGGGCCGGGTGGGCAGCCTGGGGGTCTCCAACCTGGGCCCGCGCCGCCTGCGCCGGGTGCACGACCAGCTGGACCGGCGCGGCCTGCGTTTGGCCAGCGTGCAGGTGCAGCTGTCCCTGCTGGCCCCCGACGCACTCGGGGTCCAGGGGGTGGCTCCGGTCTGCCGGGAGCTGGGCATCGAGCTGCTGGCCTACAGCCCCCTGGCCCTGGGGCTGCTGGCCCAGCCCCCGGGGGAGGCCCCGGCGGCGCTACCCCCGGGACCGCGGGGCCTGCTGTTCCGGCGCCTGCGGCCACGCATCCAGCCCCTGCTGCAGACCATGGAGCGGATCGCCCGTGCCCACGACGCCCCGATGGCGGCCGTGGCGATCAACTGGTGCCGGGCCCACGGCGCCCTGCCCCTGGTGGGACTGCGCCGCCCCGATCAGGCCGAAGCGGCGGCGGCGGCCGCCGCCTGGTGCCTTGCGGAGGAGGAGCGGCAGGATCTGGACCGGGTGGCGCTGCGCGGCGAGGCGCGCATGCCGGCCAACCCGTTCCAGAGCGACTGA